A window of the Cannabis sativa cultivar Pink pepper isolate KNU-18-1 chromosome X, ASM2916894v1, whole genome shotgun sequence genome harbors these coding sequences:
- the LOC115707006 gene encoding cytochrome c oxidase subunit 5C-2, with the protein MAGHKVAHAVLKGPSVVKELCIGSVLALAAGSLWKMQHWNEQRKVRTFYDLLEKGEIGVVVQEE; encoded by the coding sequence ATGGCTGGACACAAGGTTGCTCATGCTGTCCTGAAAGGACCGAGTGTTGTCAAGGAGTTATGCATTGGATCGGTTCTTGCATTGGCTGCAGGTAGCCTCTGGAAAATGCAGCACTGGAATGAGCAAAGAAAAGTGAGGACTTTCTATGACTTGCTCGAGAAGGGTGAGATCGGTGTTGtggtgcaagaagagtaa
- the LOC115706000 gene encoding uncharacterized protein LOC115706000 isoform X3: protein MFGKLTPQEEQPSLPASALRLLPSIHQFLLNQAFHLLPLPLFATAPSFLYIFVLPILSISIENIIGQVAGKPVTDEYLQRRGYVDPHNSNQNVSTSQFQAYVKPPSEKVSGSGTKKPLRTPKVVTAPSNQTEAKKNAASSQQGNRVSAESSDMKTMQNGNQSNNNNNKKKKAGKVISLAEAAKGSIIFQQGKPCSCQARQHRLISNCLSCGKIVCEQEGEGPCSFCGSLVLGEGSKYAGLDESLPLISDAEAVAEAYAKRLVDYDRNSAARTTVIDDQSDYYEMEGNNWLSMEEKELLRKKREEIEEEEKAKRNRVVVTFDLVGRKVLVNKDEDEEVQSDKGILRPPDERDSNRIKPNPTLKVQPIFMDPGPIKKPGKSRQPNKTLAHGLCLEITGRVQHESNELKFLMTNDNQSEADSNEKSWQGPSSSSTAVANDEGECSLD from the exons ATGTTTG GAAAGCTCACCCCACAGGAAGAACAACCAAGCCTACCCGCCTCTGCTCTTCGTCTTCTTCCTTCCATCCACCAATTCTTGCTAAATCag GCTTttcatcttcttcctcttccttTGTTTGCTACAGCTCCCAGTTTCCTCTACATCTTCGTGCTTCCTATTTTATCCATTTCCATAGAG AATATTATTGGACAGGTTGCTGGAAAACCTGTAACTGATGAGTATTTACAGAGAAGAGGCTACGTAGATCCCCACAACTCTAACCAAAATGTTTCAACTTCTCAATTTCAAGCGTATGTCAAGCCACCATCAGAAAAAGTTTCTGGTAGCGGAACTAAAAAACCTTTGAGAACACCAAAAGTTGTTACAGCCCCCAGTAATCAGACAGAAGCTAAAAAGAATGCAGCTTCCTCTCAGCAGGGTAATCGAGTTTCAGCTGAATCCAGTGACATGAAAACTATGCAAAACGGGAAccaaagtaataataataacaacaaaaagaaGAAAGCTGGGAAAGTTATTTCACTTGCAGAGGCTGCAAAAGGATCCATTATATTCCAACAGGGTAAACCATGCTCATGCCAAGCCCGTCAGCACAGACTAATTAGCAATTGCTTGTCTTGTGGGAAAATAGTATGTGAACAAGAGGGGGAGGGTCCTTGCAGCTTCTGCGGTTCTCTTGTGCTCGGGGAAGGGAGCAAATACGCTGGTTTGGATGAAAGTCTGCCTCTCATATCAGATGCTGAAGCTGTAGCTGAAGCTTATGCTAAAAGACTTGTTGATTATGATCGAAACTCTGCAGCTCGTACAACTGTTATTGATGACCAAAGTGATTACTATGAGATGGAGGGTAACAACTGGTTGTCAATGgag GAGAAGGAGCTCTTGAGGAAAAAGCGAGAGgagattgaagaagaagagaaggcaAAGCGAAACAGAGTGGTTGTGACATTTGACTTGGTTGGCCGCAAG GTTCTTGTAAATAAAGATGAAGATGAGGAAGTACAATCAGATAAGGGAATACTGAGGCCACCAGATGAAAGAGACTCTAATCGTATTAAACCAAATCCAACTCTTAAAGTTCAACCAATATTCATGGATCCTGGCCCCATTAAGAAACCTGGTAAAAGCAGACAGCCAAATAAGACCCTTGCCCATGGATTGTGCTTAGAGATAACTGGAAGGGTGCAACATGAGAGCAATGAACTTAAGTTTCTTATGACAAACGACAACCAGTCCGAAGCAGATTCAAATGAGAAGTCTTGGCAAGGGCCATCTTCAAGTAGTACTGCTGTTGCTAACGATGAAGGAGAGTGCTCTCTAGATTAG
- the LOC115706000 gene encoding uncharacterized protein LOC115706000 isoform X2, whose amino-acid sequence MFGKLTPQEEQPSLPASALRLLPSIHQFLLNQAFHLLPLPLFATAPSFLYIFVLPILSISIERKCFSIRGEENMAESTGHWLQKSLIDLCQKMETGMALDSDMISGLVSYCELADPQDAKEYLDNIIGQVAGKPVTDEYLQRRGYVDPHNSNQNVSTSQFQAYVKPPSEKVSGSGTKKPLRTPKVVTAPSNQTEAKKNAASSQQGNRVSAESSDMKTMQNGNQSNNNNNKKKKAGKVISLAEAAKGSIIFQQGKPCSCQARQHRLISNCLSCGKIVCEQEGEGPCSFCGSLVLGEGSKYAGLDESLPLISDAEAVAEAYAKRLVDYDRNSAARTTVIDDQSDYYEMEGNNWLSMEEKELLRKKREEIEEEEKAKRNRVVVTFDLVGRKVLVNKDEDEEVQSDKGILRPPDERDSNRIKPNPTLKVQPIFMDPGPIKKPGKSRQPNKTLAHGLCLEITGRVQHESNELKFLMTNDNQSEADSNEKSWQGPSSSSTAVANDEGECSLD is encoded by the exons ATGTTTG GAAAGCTCACCCCACAGGAAGAACAACCAAGCCTACCCGCCTCTGCTCTTCGTCTTCTTCCTTCCATCCACCAATTCTTGCTAAATCag GCTTttcatcttcttcctcttccttTGTTTGCTACAGCTCCCAGTTTCCTCTACATCTTCGTGCTTCCTATTTTATCCATTTCCATAGAG AGAAAGTGTTTTTCGATTCGCGGAGAGGAAAACATGGCCGAATCGACGGGAcattggttgcagaagtcgttGATCGATCTATGCCAAAAGATGGAAACGGGTATGGCTTTGGACTCGGATATGATTTCGGGTCTAGTCTCCTACTGTGAGCTCGCTGATCCTCAAGACGCCAAAGAATATCTCGAC AATATTATTGGACAGGTTGCTGGAAAACCTGTAACTGATGAGTATTTACAGAGAAGAGGCTACGTAGATCCCCACAACTCTAACCAAAATGTTTCAACTTCTCAATTTCAAGCGTATGTCAAGCCACCATCAGAAAAAGTTTCTGGTAGCGGAACTAAAAAACCTTTGAGAACACCAAAAGTTGTTACAGCCCCCAGTAATCAGACAGAAGCTAAAAAGAATGCAGCTTCCTCTCAGCAGGGTAATCGAGTTTCAGCTGAATCCAGTGACATGAAAACTATGCAAAACGGGAAccaaagtaataataataacaacaaaaagaaGAAAGCTGGGAAAGTTATTTCACTTGCAGAGGCTGCAAAAGGATCCATTATATTCCAACAGGGTAAACCATGCTCATGCCAAGCCCGTCAGCACAGACTAATTAGCAATTGCTTGTCTTGTGGGAAAATAGTATGTGAACAAGAGGGGGAGGGTCCTTGCAGCTTCTGCGGTTCTCTTGTGCTCGGGGAAGGGAGCAAATACGCTGGTTTGGATGAAAGTCTGCCTCTCATATCAGATGCTGAAGCTGTAGCTGAAGCTTATGCTAAAAGACTTGTTGATTATGATCGAAACTCTGCAGCTCGTACAACTGTTATTGATGACCAAAGTGATTACTATGAGATGGAGGGTAACAACTGGTTGTCAATGgag GAGAAGGAGCTCTTGAGGAAAAAGCGAGAGgagattgaagaagaagagaaggcaAAGCGAAACAGAGTGGTTGTGACATTTGACTTGGTTGGCCGCAAG GTTCTTGTAAATAAAGATGAAGATGAGGAAGTACAATCAGATAAGGGAATACTGAGGCCACCAGATGAAAGAGACTCTAATCGTATTAAACCAAATCCAACTCTTAAAGTTCAACCAATATTCATGGATCCTGGCCCCATTAAGAAACCTGGTAAAAGCAGACAGCCAAATAAGACCCTTGCCCATGGATTGTGCTTAGAGATAACTGGAAGGGTGCAACATGAGAGCAATGAACTTAAGTTTCTTATGACAAACGACAACCAGTCCGAAGCAGATTCAAATGAGAAGTCTTGGCAAGGGCCATCTTCAAGTAGTACTGCTGTTGCTAACGATGAAGGAGAGTGCTCTCTAGATTAG
- the LOC115706000 gene encoding uncharacterized protein LOC115706000 isoform X1, with protein sequence MFGKLTPQEEQPSLPASALRLLPSIHQFLLNQAFHLLPLPLFATAPSFLYIFVLPILSISIEQRKCFSIRGEENMAESTGHWLQKSLIDLCQKMETGMALDSDMISGLVSYCELADPQDAKEYLDNIIGQVAGKPVTDEYLQRRGYVDPHNSNQNVSTSQFQAYVKPPSEKVSGSGTKKPLRTPKVVTAPSNQTEAKKNAASSQQGNRVSAESSDMKTMQNGNQSNNNNNKKKKAGKVISLAEAAKGSIIFQQGKPCSCQARQHRLISNCLSCGKIVCEQEGEGPCSFCGSLVLGEGSKYAGLDESLPLISDAEAVAEAYAKRLVDYDRNSAARTTVIDDQSDYYEMEGNNWLSMEEKELLRKKREEIEEEEKAKRNRVVVTFDLVGRKVLVNKDEDEEVQSDKGILRPPDERDSNRIKPNPTLKVQPIFMDPGPIKKPGKSRQPNKTLAHGLCLEITGRVQHESNELKFLMTNDNQSEADSNEKSWQGPSSSSTAVANDEGECSLD encoded by the exons ATGTTTG GAAAGCTCACCCCACAGGAAGAACAACCAAGCCTACCCGCCTCTGCTCTTCGTCTTCTTCCTTCCATCCACCAATTCTTGCTAAATCag GCTTttcatcttcttcctcttccttTGTTTGCTACAGCTCCCAGTTTCCTCTACATCTTCGTGCTTCCTATTTTATCCATTTCCATAGAG CAGAGAAAGTGTTTTTCGATTCGCGGAGAGGAAAACATGGCCGAATCGACGGGAcattggttgcagaagtcgttGATCGATCTATGCCAAAAGATGGAAACGGGTATGGCTTTGGACTCGGATATGATTTCGGGTCTAGTCTCCTACTGTGAGCTCGCTGATCCTCAAGACGCCAAAGAATATCTCGAC AATATTATTGGACAGGTTGCTGGAAAACCTGTAACTGATGAGTATTTACAGAGAAGAGGCTACGTAGATCCCCACAACTCTAACCAAAATGTTTCAACTTCTCAATTTCAAGCGTATGTCAAGCCACCATCAGAAAAAGTTTCTGGTAGCGGAACTAAAAAACCTTTGAGAACACCAAAAGTTGTTACAGCCCCCAGTAATCAGACAGAAGCTAAAAAGAATGCAGCTTCCTCTCAGCAGGGTAATCGAGTTTCAGCTGAATCCAGTGACATGAAAACTATGCAAAACGGGAAccaaagtaataataataacaacaaaaagaaGAAAGCTGGGAAAGTTATTTCACTTGCAGAGGCTGCAAAAGGATCCATTATATTCCAACAGGGTAAACCATGCTCATGCCAAGCCCGTCAGCACAGACTAATTAGCAATTGCTTGTCTTGTGGGAAAATAGTATGTGAACAAGAGGGGGAGGGTCCTTGCAGCTTCTGCGGTTCTCTTGTGCTCGGGGAAGGGAGCAAATACGCTGGTTTGGATGAAAGTCTGCCTCTCATATCAGATGCTGAAGCTGTAGCTGAAGCTTATGCTAAAAGACTTGTTGATTATGATCGAAACTCTGCAGCTCGTACAACTGTTATTGATGACCAAAGTGATTACTATGAGATGGAGGGTAACAACTGGTTGTCAATGgag GAGAAGGAGCTCTTGAGGAAAAAGCGAGAGgagattgaagaagaagagaaggcaAAGCGAAACAGAGTGGTTGTGACATTTGACTTGGTTGGCCGCAAG GTTCTTGTAAATAAAGATGAAGATGAGGAAGTACAATCAGATAAGGGAATACTGAGGCCACCAGATGAAAGAGACTCTAATCGTATTAAACCAAATCCAACTCTTAAAGTTCAACCAATATTCATGGATCCTGGCCCCATTAAGAAACCTGGTAAAAGCAGACAGCCAAATAAGACCCTTGCCCATGGATTGTGCTTAGAGATAACTGGAAGGGTGCAACATGAGAGCAATGAACTTAAGTTTCTTATGACAAACGACAACCAGTCCGAAGCAGATTCAAATGAGAAGTCTTGGCAAGGGCCATCTTCAAGTAGTACTGCTGTTGCTAACGATGAAGGAGAGTGCTCTCTAGATTAG
- the LOC115706000 gene encoding uncharacterized protein LOC115706000 isoform X4, with amino-acid sequence MAESTGHWLQKSLIDLCQKMETGMALDSDMISGLVSYCELADPQDAKEYLDNIIGQVAGKPVTDEYLQRRGYVDPHNSNQNVSTSQFQAYVKPPSEKVSGSGTKKPLRTPKVVTAPSNQTEAKKNAASSQQGNRVSAESSDMKTMQNGNQSNNNNNKKKKAGKVISLAEAAKGSIIFQQGKPCSCQARQHRLISNCLSCGKIVCEQEGEGPCSFCGSLVLGEGSKYAGLDESLPLISDAEAVAEAYAKRLVDYDRNSAARTTVIDDQSDYYEMEGNNWLSMEEKELLRKKREEIEEEEKAKRNRVVVTFDLVGRKVLVNKDEDEEVQSDKGILRPPDERDSNRIKPNPTLKVQPIFMDPGPIKKPGKSRQPNKTLAHGLCLEITGRVQHESNELKFLMTNDNQSEADSNEKSWQGPSSSSTAVANDEGECSLD; translated from the exons ATGGCCGAATCGACGGGAcattggttgcagaagtcgttGATCGATCTATGCCAAAAGATGGAAACGGGTATGGCTTTGGACTCGGATATGATTTCGGGTCTAGTCTCCTACTGTGAGCTCGCTGATCCTCAAGACGCCAAAGAATATCTCGAC AATATTATTGGACAGGTTGCTGGAAAACCTGTAACTGATGAGTATTTACAGAGAAGAGGCTACGTAGATCCCCACAACTCTAACCAAAATGTTTCAACTTCTCAATTTCAAGCGTATGTCAAGCCACCATCAGAAAAAGTTTCTGGTAGCGGAACTAAAAAACCTTTGAGAACACCAAAAGTTGTTACAGCCCCCAGTAATCAGACAGAAGCTAAAAAGAATGCAGCTTCCTCTCAGCAGGGTAATCGAGTTTCAGCTGAATCCAGTGACATGAAAACTATGCAAAACGGGAAccaaagtaataataataacaacaaaaagaaGAAAGCTGGGAAAGTTATTTCACTTGCAGAGGCTGCAAAAGGATCCATTATATTCCAACAGGGTAAACCATGCTCATGCCAAGCCCGTCAGCACAGACTAATTAGCAATTGCTTGTCTTGTGGGAAAATAGTATGTGAACAAGAGGGGGAGGGTCCTTGCAGCTTCTGCGGTTCTCTTGTGCTCGGGGAAGGGAGCAAATACGCTGGTTTGGATGAAAGTCTGCCTCTCATATCAGATGCTGAAGCTGTAGCTGAAGCTTATGCTAAAAGACTTGTTGATTATGATCGAAACTCTGCAGCTCGTACAACTGTTATTGATGACCAAAGTGATTACTATGAGATGGAGGGTAACAACTGGTTGTCAATGgag GAGAAGGAGCTCTTGAGGAAAAAGCGAGAGgagattgaagaagaagagaaggcaAAGCGAAACAGAGTGGTTGTGACATTTGACTTGGTTGGCCGCAAG GTTCTTGTAAATAAAGATGAAGATGAGGAAGTACAATCAGATAAGGGAATACTGAGGCCACCAGATGAAAGAGACTCTAATCGTATTAAACCAAATCCAACTCTTAAAGTTCAACCAATATTCATGGATCCTGGCCCCATTAAGAAACCTGGTAAAAGCAGACAGCCAAATAAGACCCTTGCCCATGGATTGTGCTTAGAGATAACTGGAAGGGTGCAACATGAGAGCAATGAACTTAAGTTTCTTATGACAAACGACAACCAGTCCGAAGCAGATTCAAATGAGAAGTCTTGGCAAGGGCCATCTTCAAGTAGTACTGCTGTTGCTAACGATGAAGGAGAGTGCTCTCTAGATTAG